A region of Fusarium keratoplasticum isolate Fu6.1 chromosome 6, whole genome shotgun sequence DNA encodes the following proteins:
- a CDS encoding Bac-luciferase domain-containing protein — MASQDESPKGKKNLIVNAFVMMCSGHQSPGLWRHPDDESWKFKDTEHWVELAKLLEEAKFHGIFIADVLGGYDVYKKSLDPAIISGAQWPLTEPLVTVPAMAAATKNIGFGVTVSTTYEQPFHLARRLSTVDHLTKGRLGWNIVTSYLDSAARNLGRTEQLDHDERYAQAEEYMEVMYKLFQSSWRDDAVKLDRENGIYTDPELVRQINHQGKYFNVPGPHLVDPSPQRTPLLLQAGASKAGKAFAAQHAEAIFTSAHAPSVCKKNIAEIRQLARDQFGRDPSKIKVLALVTPIIGKTEEEALAKYNEYKKYASHEGALSLFGGWTGIDLNQYGDDEELRQVDSNAVRSTVEGYAKFSPPNSKWTKHTVAEHISLGGNGPLLVGTPSQVADGLQEWIDEADVDGFNFAYVLFPQSFKDIIDLLLPELRARGLFWDDYAVPGGSYRENFYGLEGQKYPLPEHAASKYQWAAGVPAKDHQIP, encoded by the exons ATGGCGTCCCAAGATGAGAGCCcgaagggcaagaagaaccTCATTGTCAATGCGTTTGTGATGATGT GCAGTGGTCACCAGTCGCCAGGACTATGGAGACATCCCGATGACGAGTCGTGGAAGTTCAAGGACACTGAGCACTGGgtcgagctggccaagcttctcgaagaagccaagTTCCATGGCATCTTTATTGCAGATGTTCTAG GAGGCTATGATGTCTACAAGAAGTCCTTGGATCctgccatcatctctggAGCCCAATGGCCCTTGACCGAGCCCCTGGTTACGGTCCCTGCTATGGCTGCAGCGACAAAGAACATTGGATTCGGTGTGACGGTTTCTACAACCTATGAGCAACCTTTCCACCTTGCTAGACGCCTGTCGACTGTCGATCATCTGACCAAGGGGAG ACTGGGATGGAAT ATTGTCACAAGTTACCTAGACTCAGCTGCTAGGAACCTGGGTAGAACTGAACAACTAGAT CACGATGAACGATATGCCCAAGCCGAGGAGTACATGGAAGTCATGTACAAGCTCTTTCAGTCATCCTGGCGAGACGACGCCGTCAAGCTAGACCGAGAGAATGGCATCTACACCGACCCAGAACTTGTCCGCCAGATCAACCACCAAGGAAAGTACTTCAACGTTCCAGGACCTCATCTCGTGGACCCCAGCCCTCAAAGAAcgcctcttctcctccaagccGGAGCATCTAAAGCCGGAAAAGCCTTTGCGGCTCAGCACGCAGAGGCCATCTTCACATCCGCTCATGCCCCCTCGGTGTGCAAGAAGAACATTGCCGAGATTCGACAGCTAGCTCGGGACCAGTTTGGCAGAGATCCCAGCAAGATCAAGGTTCTTGCCTTGGTGACTCCCATTATCGGcaagactgaggaggaggctttGGCCAAGTATAACGAGTACAAGAAGTATGCTTCTCACGAGGGTGCATTGTCCTTGTTTGGTGGTTGGACTGGCATCGACTTGAACCAGTatggggatgatgaggaaCTTCGACAAGTTGATAGCAACGCTGTCCG ATCAACTGTTGAAGGATATGCTAAGTTCTCGCCTCCCAACTCTAAGTGGACCAAGCACACTGTGGCTGAGCACATCAGCCTCGGAGGAAACGGTCCTCTCCTGGTTGGCACACCCTCGCAGGTGGCTGACGGTCTCCAGGAATGGATCGACGAGGCTGAcgttgatggcttcaacttT GCCTATGTTCTCTTCCCTCAGTCTTTCAAGGATATTATCGACCTGCTGCTTCCAGAGCTTCGGGCAAGAGGGCTATTCTGGGACGACTATGCGGTTCCAGGAGGTTCCTACCGTGAGAACTTCTATGGCTTGGAGGGGCAGAAGTATCCTTTGCCAGAGCACGCAGCTTCCAAGTATCAGTGGGCGGCAGGAGTTCCTGCCAAGGACCATCAGATCCCCTAG